Below is a genomic region from Actinomadura sp. NAK00032.
CGCCACGACCACGCCGACGCCGCGCCGCGAGATGGTCGTCCCGGTCGCGGCCGGGCCGCCCGGCCGCGGCGGCGAGCCGCTCGGCGCGCCGCCGCCCGTCCAGTTCAACACCGAGTTCGGCACCGGCCTGGAGGGCGACCCGTTCGAGGGCGGCGCCTTCGACGAGGACGACTGGAACCTCGGCGCCGACCTCGGCCGCCGCGAGCCGCCGACCAAGGAGTTCCGCCTGCGGCTGCGGCGCGGCCACGACATGGTGTGGGTCGAGGTGTTCGACTCCGACATGCGGCTGCCGCGCATCCGCAGCGCCGGCGAGACCGACGAGGGCGGCCGCGGTCTCTACCTGGTCGACCAGCTCGCCACCCGGTGGGGCGCCCGGCCCACGGCGGACGGCAAGGCCGTCTGGTTCGAGTTGCCGCTGACCCCGTAGCGATGCGCGCCTGGGTGGTGGAGGAGCCGTCCCCGATCGCGTCGGGGCCGCTGCGCCGCGCCGACCGCGAGGTGCCCTCGCCCGGCCCCGGCGAGCTGCTGGTCCGAGTGCTGGCCTGCGGCGTCTGCCGGACGGACCTGCACGTCGCCGAGGGCGACCTGCCCGTCCACCTGCCGGGGGTGACGCCCGGCCACGAGATCGTCGGCGAGGTCGCCGAGGCGGGGCCCGGCTGCCTGCGCCGTCCCGGCGACCGGGTCGGGGTGGCGTGGCTGCGCGGGACGTGCGGCGCCTGCCGGTTCTGCCGCCGCGGCGCCGAGAACCTGTGCCCGGCGTCGGTCTACACGGGCTGGGACGCGCACGGCGGCTACGCCGAGTACGCGACGGCCGCCGACGCCTACACCTACGCGCTGCCGCCCGAGCTGGACGACGTCCGCGCCGCGCCGCTGCTGTGCGCGGGCATCATCGGCTACCGGGCGCTGCGCCGCGCCGACCTGCCGCCGGGCGGGCGGCTCGGCATCTGGGGGTTCGGCGGCTCCGCGCACCTGGCCGCGCAGATCGCGCTCGCCGAGGGCGCCGACGTGCACGTGTTCACCCGCAGCCCGGCCGCGCGGGAGCTGGCCCGCGACCTCGGGGCGTCCTGGGCGGGCGACTCCTTCGACGCGGCGCCCGCCCCGCTCGACGCGGCGATCGTCTTCGCGCCGGCGGGGGAGCTGGTGCCCGCCGCGCTGGAGCGCCTCGACCGGGGCGGGACGTGCGCGGTCGCCGGCATCCACCTCAGCGACGTCCCGGTGCTGGACTACCGGCGCCACCTGTTCCAGGAGCGCCAGGTTCGGTCGGTGACGGCGAACACGCGCGCGGACGGCGAGGAGTTCCTGACGCTGGCCGCGCGACTGGACGTCGCCGTCACCACGCACACCTACGGGCTGGACGAGGCCGACCACGCCCTGGCCGACCTCGCCGCCGACCGGTTCACCGGGGCGGCCGTCCTCGTCCCGTGAGGGTCAGCGGATGGGTTCGGCGGCGACGTGGGCCCAGGTTTGGGTGAACCACAGTTCGCCGCCGATGACGCGCGGCTTCGCGCCGGTCTTGGGGCCGCCGTCGACCTCGTCCAGCAGGGCCTCGCGGATGCGGTCGGCCGCCGCCTCGTCGCGGGCGCCGGCGAGCCACGGCTCGATGGGGCGCTCCACGGTGAACACGTCCAGCCGGCGGATGCTGCCGCCCGCCGAGGTGATCATCTCGGTGAGCCGGGCGATGGACGGGGTGCCGGGGTGGTCGGGGTCGCGGAGCCGCTCGATCCGGTCGCGCTCGGGGCCGGCGAGGTTGCCGCGCACGAGGTCGGCGACGACCACCCGCCCGTCCGGGCTGCAGACCCGCAGCAGCTCGCGCAGCACGCCGTCGGCATCGCCGACGGTGTAGAGCGAGAACCGGGCGGTGACGAGCGAG
It encodes:
- a CDS encoding methyltransferase domain-containing protein: MPQPAPAVQRSGGTIAPHLRRLLEFVEPGRDDVCLDVARGRGPMPAALAPRVAHVTAVDAMPEPPARPGGGSGRMSTVEFGTGPVRITGDGGPDGDPLPAAATREDHRPHPTGPDRPTIKADATALPYRDNAFSLVTARFSLYTVGDADGVLRELLRVCSPDGRVVVADLVRGNLAGPERDRIERLRDPDHPGTPSIARLTEMITSAGGSIRRLDVFTVERPIEPWLAGARDEAAADRIREALLDEVDGGPKTGAKPRVIGGELWFTQTWAHVAAEPIR
- a CDS encoding zinc-dependent alcohol dehydrogenase family protein — protein: MRAWVVEEPSPIASGPLRRADREVPSPGPGELLVRVLACGVCRTDLHVAEGDLPVHLPGVTPGHEIVGEVAEAGPGCLRRPGDRVGVAWLRGTCGACRFCRRGAENLCPASVYTGWDAHGGYAEYATAADAYTYALPPELDDVRAAPLLCAGIIGYRALRRADLPPGGRLGIWGFGGSAHLAAQIALAEGADVHVFTRSPAARELARDLGASWAGDSFDAAPAPLDAAIVFAPAGELVPAALERLDRGGTCAVAGIHLSDVPVLDYRRHLFQERQVRSVTANTRADGEEFLTLAARLDVAVTTHTYGLDEADHALADLAADRFTGAAVLVP